In Variovorax paradoxus, a single genomic region encodes these proteins:
- a CDS encoding polyprenyl synthetase family protein: MPVPAADTSPTATVLDLIAGDMIEVDRVISRRLDTGVPLVSQVSKYIISAGGKRLRPALLLLMSGALGYTGEQRFNLAAVVEFIHTATLLHDDVVDESTLRRGRATANESFGNPASVLVGDFLYSRAFQMMLDANNMRVMQILAEATNVIAEGEVLQLMNMHDASLDEAAYLRVIRSKTAKLFEASTRLAAVLAGTTPEVEEACATYGQALGTAFQVIDDVLDYAGDANETGKNVGDDLREGKTTLPLIFAMQRGTPAQSQLVRAAIEAGDTAQLGKVVEIVRETGALDASREAAAAEAQRAIHALNGFPSNLHASGLLQLAAQLLERRA; encoded by the coding sequence TTGCCAGTTCCAGCCGCCGACACCTCCCCCACCGCCACCGTGCTGGACCTGATTGCAGGTGACATGATCGAAGTCGATCGTGTGATCTCCCGCCGTCTGGATACAGGCGTGCCGCTGGTCAGCCAAGTTTCCAAGTACATCATCTCCGCGGGCGGCAAGCGCCTGCGGCCGGCGCTGTTGCTGCTGATGTCCGGTGCGCTTGGGTACACAGGGGAGCAACGATTCAATCTGGCGGCCGTGGTGGAGTTCATCCACACGGCGACGCTGCTGCACGACGACGTGGTGGACGAATCGACCCTGCGACGTGGGCGCGCGACGGCCAACGAATCTTTCGGCAATCCAGCCAGCGTGCTGGTGGGCGACTTCCTTTATTCGCGCGCCTTCCAGATGATGTTGGACGCCAACAACATGCGCGTGATGCAGATCCTGGCCGAAGCGACCAACGTGATCGCCGAGGGCGAAGTGCTGCAGTTGATGAACATGCACGACGCATCGCTGGACGAAGCCGCCTACCTGCGCGTCATCCGCTCGAAGACCGCCAAACTGTTCGAGGCAAGCACCCGGCTCGCCGCCGTGCTGGCCGGCACCACGCCCGAAGTCGAAGAAGCCTGCGCCACCTATGGGCAAGCGCTCGGCACCGCCTTCCAGGTGATCGACGACGTGCTGGACTACGCAGGCGATGCCAACGAGACAGGAAAGAACGTCGGCGACGATCTGCGCGAAGGCAAGACCACGCTGCCGCTTATCTTCGCGATGCAGCGCGGAACGCCGGCGCAGAGCCAGCTCGTACGTGCCGCCATCGAGGCCGGAGACACCGCACAGCTGGGCAAAGTGGTCGAGATCGTTCGCGAAACAGGGGCACTCGACGCCTCCCGCGAAGCCGCCGCCGCCGAAGCACAACGAGCAATTCATGCATTGAATGGCTTTCCGTCCAATTTGCACGCTTCAGGTTTGCTACAATTGGCGGCTCAGTTGCTTGAGCGACGTGCCTGA
- a CDS encoding MBOAT family O-acyltransferase gives MLFNSYPFIFIFFPLVLIGFFLIGARSPRAAAGFLALASLFFYGWWSVKALPLLLGSICINYWFGLRLTPSPSREDKHRKALLIIALVVNLGVLAVFKYANFFLENIDAGLAAAGFSQIDLVHIVLPIGISFYTFTQIAFLVDCWQGKVQERSFIHYALFVTYFPHLIAGPVLHHAQMMPQFNNPATYRINARNLALGLGIFVFGLAKKMLIADPLGQYADMMFKGVHEGVLPSLYTAWFGVLAYTLQIYFDFSGYSDMAVGLSLCVGVQLPLNFRSPYKSTNMIEFWRRWHISLSTFLRDYLYVPLGGNRKGPARRYINLFLTMLLGGLWHGAAWTFVIWGALHGAYLMVNHFWNAKVRRGNTKTTWYGRVIGWFITFVCVMIAWVVFRADSMTAAIEIYKGMLGMHGAPVSAFGEFKVPFRKPEFFQTILVGLVICLALPPTITLDRWIPSVAGLAGRPRLQRLATWVTGLGCVYLFGLCVSKFGSYSPFLYFQF, from the coding sequence ATGCTTTTCAATTCGTATCCTTTCATCTTCATATTTTTCCCGCTGGTCCTGATCGGCTTCTTCCTGATCGGTGCGCGCAGCCCCCGGGCGGCGGCGGGTTTCCTGGCACTGGCCTCGCTCTTCTTCTACGGTTGGTGGAGCGTCAAGGCGCTGCCTCTGCTGCTGGGGTCGATCTGCATCAACTACTGGTTCGGGCTGCGGCTCACGCCTTCTCCCAGCCGGGAAGACAAGCACCGCAAGGCGCTGCTGATCATTGCGCTGGTGGTCAATCTCGGGGTGCTGGCCGTCTTCAAGTACGCCAACTTCTTCCTGGAAAACATTGACGCCGGCTTGGCCGCCGCGGGTTTCTCGCAGATCGACCTGGTGCACATCGTGCTGCCGATCGGCATCTCGTTCTACACCTTCACGCAGATCGCCTTCCTGGTCGACTGCTGGCAGGGCAAGGTGCAGGAGCGCAGCTTCATCCACTATGCGCTGTTCGTAACCTACTTCCCGCACCTGATCGCGGGCCCGGTGCTGCATCACGCGCAGATGATGCCGCAGTTCAACAACCCGGCCACCTACAGGATCAACGCCCGCAACCTGGCGCTCGGGCTGGGCATCTTCGTCTTCGGCCTCGCCAAGAAGATGCTGATCGCCGATCCGCTGGGGCAGTACGCCGACATGATGTTCAAGGGCGTGCACGAAGGCGTGCTGCCTTCGCTGTATACGGCCTGGTTCGGCGTTCTTGCCTATACGCTGCAGATCTACTTCGACTTCTCCGGCTACTCGGACATGGCCGTCGGCCTGTCTCTTTGCGTGGGCGTGCAGCTGCCGCTCAACTTCCGGTCGCCGTACAAGTCGACCAACATGATCGAGTTCTGGCGCCGCTGGCACATCTCGCTGTCGACCTTCCTGCGCGACTACCTCTACGTGCCTCTGGGCGGCAACCGCAAGGGGCCGGCGCGCCGCTACATCAACCTGTTCCTGACGATGCTGCTGGGCGGCCTGTGGCACGGCGCGGCCTGGACCTTCGTGATCTGGGGCGCGCTGCATGGCGCCTATCTCATGGTCAACCACTTCTGGAACGCCAAGGTGCGGCGCGGCAACACCAAGACCACGTGGTACGGCCGCGTGATCGGCTGGTTCATCACCTTCGTCTGCGTCATGATCGCCTGGGTCGTGTTCCGCGCCGACAGCATGACGGCCGCCATCGAGATCTACAAGGGCATGCTGGGCATGCACGGCGCGCCCGTTTCGGCGTTCGGCGAGTTCAAGGTTCCGTTCCGCAAGCCCGAGTTCTTCCAGACCATCCTGGTGGGCCTGGTGATCTGCCTGGCGCTGCCGCCCACCATCACGCTCGACCGCTGGATCCCGAGCGTCGCCGGCCTGGCCGGCCGGCCGCGCCTGCAGCGGCTGGCGACCTGGGTCACGGGCTTGGGCTGTGTCTATCTTTTTGGCCTGTGTGTGTCGAAATTCGGCAGCTACAGCCCGTTCCTCTATTTCCAGTTCTGA
- the pilB gene encoding type IV-A pilus assembly ATPase PilB: MAAAELPVKESAQIALPGLARALVSAGKLPAKTAEDIYQKSLSGRTSFIAELTGTGAVSAADLAHTLSSAFGAPLLDLDAIDHQRLPKDLLDPKLCLAYRIVVLSKRNNRLIVATADPSDQQAAEKIKFASQMGVDWVIAEYDKLSRMIEAAAVSAAETINSIVGSEFEFDEVTADTSGDANEQAIAEVEDAPVVRFLHKMLLDAVGMRASDIHFEPYEHNYRVRFRVDGELREIASPPTVIKDKLASRIKVISRLDISEKRVPQDGRMKLKIGPDRVIDFRVSTLPTLFGEKIVVRILDPSSARLGIDALGYDADEKARLLHAIGRPYGMVLVTGPTGSGKTVSLYTCLNLLNQPGVNIATAEDPSEINLPGVNQVNVNERAGLTFAAALRAFLRQDPDIIMVGEIRDLETADISIKAAQTGHLVLSTLHTNDAPTTLTRMRNMGIAPFNIASSVILITAQRLARRLCTVCRAPADVPREALLDAGFQEEQLDGSWKPYRPVGCSACSGGYKGRVGIYQVMPISEAIQEIILRDGSALDIAQQSEREGVRSLRQSGLRKVMQGLTSLEEVVACTNE; encoded by the coding sequence ATGGCCGCTGCCGAACTTCCAGTCAAAGAATCCGCGCAGATAGCGCTTCCAGGGCTTGCGCGTGCCCTGGTTTCCGCCGGCAAGCTGCCCGCCAAGACGGCGGAAGACATCTATCAAAAGTCGCTGAGTGGCCGCACCAGTTTCATCGCGGAACTGACCGGCACGGGAGCCGTATCGGCCGCGGACCTTGCCCATACCCTTTCCAGCGCGTTCGGCGCTCCGCTGCTCGATCTCGACGCCATCGACCACCAGCGCCTGCCCAAGGATCTGCTTGACCCGAAGCTCTGCCTTGCCTACCGCATCGTCGTTCTCAGCAAGCGCAATAACCGGCTGATCGTCGCCACGGCCGATCCGTCGGACCAGCAGGCGGCGGAAAAGATCAAGTTCGCCTCGCAGATGGGCGTGGACTGGGTCATCGCGGAATACGACAAGCTGTCGCGCATGATCGAAGCCGCCGCCGTGAGCGCGGCAGAGACCATCAACAGCATCGTCGGCAGCGAGTTCGAGTTCGACGAAGTCACGGCCGACACCTCGGGCGATGCCAACGAGCAGGCGATCGCCGAAGTCGAAGACGCACCGGTCGTGCGTTTTCTGCACAAGATGCTCCTCGACGCCGTGGGGATGCGGGCGTCGGACATCCACTTCGAGCCCTACGAGCACAACTACCGCGTGCGCTTTCGCGTCGACGGCGAACTGCGCGAGATCGCCAGCCCGCCGACCGTCATCAAGGACAAGCTCGCCTCCCGCATCAAGGTGATTTCTCGGCTCGACATCTCCGAGAAGCGCGTGCCGCAGGACGGCCGCATGAAGCTCAAGATCGGCCCCGACCGCGTGATCGACTTTCGCGTGAGCACGCTGCCCACGCTGTTCGGCGAGAAGATCGTCGTTCGTATTCTCGACCCCAGCAGCGCGCGCCTGGGCATCGATGCACTGGGCTACGACGCCGACGAGAAGGCACGGCTGCTGCACGCCATCGGCCGTCCCTACGGCATGGTGCTAGTGACCGGCCCGACGGGTTCGGGCAAGACCGTGTCGCTCTACACCTGCCTGAACCTGCTGAACCAGCCGGGCGTGAACATCGCGACGGCGGAAGACCCGTCGGAAATCAACCTGCCCGGCGTCAACCAGGTCAACGTCAACGAGCGTGCGGGCCTGACTTTCGCGGCCGCGCTGCGTGCGTTCCTGCGGCAGGATCCCGACATCATCATGGTCGGTGAAATCCGCGACCTCGAGACCGCCGACATTTCGATCAAGGCCGCCCAGACGGGCCACCTGGTGCTCTCGACACTGCACACCAACGACGCGCCGACCACGCTCACGCGGATGCGCAACATGGGCATCGCGCCGTTCAACATCGCATCGAGCGTGATCCTGATCACCGCGCAGCGCCTTGCGCGGCGCCTGTGCACCGTCTGCCGTGCGCCCGCGGACGTGCCGCGCGAGGCACTGCTCGACGCAGGATTCCAGGAAGAACAGCTGGACGGCAGCTGGAAGCCCTACCGCCCCGTCGGTTGTTCGGCATGCAGCGGCGGCTACAAGGGCCGCGTCGGCATCTACCAGGTGATGCCGATCTCGGAGGCCATCCAGGAAATCATCCTGCGCGACGGCAGCGCGCTCGACATCGCACAGCAGTCCGAGAGGGAAGGCGTGCGTTCGCTGCGCCAATCCGGCCTGCGCAAGGTCATGCAGGGCCTCACTTCGCTCGAAGAAGTCGTGGCCTGCACCAACGAATAA
- the rplU gene encoding 50S ribosomal protein L21 — protein MYAVIKTGGKQYRVASGEKIKVEQIAADVGQEIVIDQVLAVGNGAEIKVGTPLVSGATVTVTVLSHGKHDKVRIFKMRRRKHYQKRQGHRQQFTELQIGAIAG, from the coding sequence ATGTACGCGGTCATAAAAACCGGCGGCAAGCAGTATCGCGTTGCTTCCGGCGAAAAAATTAAAGTAGAACAGATTGCTGCGGACGTAGGCCAGGAAATCGTGATCGACCAGGTTCTGGCCGTCGGCAACGGCGCTGAAATCAAGGTTGGCACGCCCCTGGTGTCCGGCGCAACGGTGACAGTCACGGTACTGTCGCACGGCAAGCACGACAAGGTTCGCATCTTCAAGATGCGCCGTCGCAAGCACTATCAGAAACGTCAAGGCCATCGCCAGCAGTTCACCGAACTGCAAATCGGCGCGATCGCCGGCTAA
- the rpmA gene encoding 50S ribosomal protein L27 produces MAQKKGGGSTRNGRDSKPKMLGVKAFGGELISAGSIIVRQRGTQFHPGVNVGVGKDHTLFALVDGHVSFGQKGALNKHTVNVTPAA; encoded by the coding sequence ATGGCACAGAAAAAAGGCGGCGGCTCAACGCGAAACGGGCGCGATTCCAAGCCCAAGATGCTCGGCGTGAAGGCTTTCGGCGGCGAACTGATCAGCGCAGGCTCGATCATCGTGCGCCAGCGCGGCACCCAGTTCCACCCCGGCGTGAACGTCGGCGTGGGCAAGGACCACACGCTCTTCGCCCTGGTCGACGGCCACGTGTCGTTCGGTCAAAAGGGTGCACTGAACAAGCACACGGTCAACGTGACGCCCGCGGCGTAA
- a CDS encoding prepilin peptidase gives MLVSREIDTVFAGVLGLLIGSFLNVVIYRIPVMMYRDWLAEAVFNLMPSKDTPSLWSLVFGPKATPPAGLEAAAEKAAPAIEALPPFNLMRPASRCGSCGHQIRWYQNIPVLSYVLLRGRCASCKTPISPRYPLVELITAGLFALCAYRFGITPTGALWAAFGALLVCQFLIDFDTQFLPDSLNYPLLWLGLVGAAMGWTGVSLNAAVWGAVFGYLSLWLVYHGFRLITGKEGMGYGDFKLLAALGAWLGADYLIAIILVSSLVGAVIGLTLRFAGKLAHKDIPIAFGPFLAGAGLVCLVAGPELVKQWIPFAFPLGALVH, from the coding sequence ATGCTCGTTTCGCGGGAGATCGACACCGTTTTCGCCGGTGTCCTGGGGTTGTTGATCGGCAGTTTTCTCAATGTGGTCATCTACCGTATCCCGGTGATGATGTACCGCGACTGGCTGGCCGAGGCCGTGTTCAACCTGATGCCGTCCAAGGACACCCCCTCGCTCTGGTCGCTGGTCTTCGGCCCCAAAGCCACGCCTCCGGCAGGGCTCGAGGCGGCGGCAGAGAAGGCGGCGCCGGCCATCGAAGCCCTGCCGCCTTTCAACCTCATGCGCCCGGCATCCCGCTGCGGCAGCTGCGGCCACCAGATCCGCTGGTACCAGAACATCCCCGTACTGAGCTATGTGCTGCTGCGTGGCCGCTGCGCATCCTGCAAGACGCCTATCAGCCCGCGCTACCCGCTGGTCGAGCTGATCACCGCCGGCCTCTTCGCGCTGTGCGCCTATCGCTTCGGCATCACCCCCACCGGCGCCTTGTGGGCCGCATTCGGGGCATTGCTGGTGTGCCAGTTCCTGATCGATTTCGACACCCAGTTCCTGCCCGATTCGCTCAACTACCCCCTGCTCTGGCTCGGCCTCGTCGGCGCAGCCATGGGCTGGACCGGTGTCTCGCTCAATGCTGCCGTCTGGGGCGCGGTGTTCGGCTACCTGAGCCTGTGGCTTGTGTACCATGGCTTTCGCCTGATCACTGGCAAGGAAGGCATGGGCTATGGCGACTTCAAACTGCTCGCCGCGCTGGGTGCGTGGCTGGGCGCCGACTACCTTATCGCGATCATCCTCGTCTCTTCGCTGGTGGGCGCCGTGATCGGGCTGACGCTGCGCTTTGCCGGCAAGCTGGCGCACAAGGACATCCCCATCGCCTTCGGCCCGTTCCTGGCCGGCGCGGGCCTGGTCTGCCTCGTGGCAGGCCCGGAGCTCGTGAAGCAATGGATTCCCTTCGCGTTCCCGCTGGGCGCGCTGGTGCATTGA
- the cgtA gene encoding Obg family GTPase CgtA has protein sequence MKFVDEAFIDIAAGDGGNGCVSFRHEKYKEFGGPNGGDGGRGGHVFAVADSNLNTLVDFRYSRRHEAKRGEHGMGSDMFGAAGDDITLKMPVGTIISDAETGEVLFELLAEGEVITIAKGGDGGFGNMRFKSAINRAPRQKTPGWPGEKRSLKLELKVLADVGLLGMPNAGKSTLISAISNARPRIADYPFTTLHPNLGVVRVGPEQSFVVADLPGLIEGASEGAGLGHLFLRHLQRTRLLLHVVDMAPFDDSIDPVAQAKAIVGELKKYDAALYEKPRWLVLNKLDMVPADERAARVKDFVKRLRFKGPVFEISALTREGCEHLVQAIYQQVKAQQVAEHEPVEIDPRFIPLPPEGD, from the coding sequence ATGAAGTTCGTCGACGAAGCCTTCATCGACATCGCCGCGGGCGATGGCGGCAACGGCTGCGTGTCGTTCCGTCATGAGAAATACAAAGAGTTCGGCGGCCCCAACGGCGGCGACGGCGGCCGAGGCGGCCACGTCTTCGCGGTGGCCGACTCGAATCTGAACACGCTCGTCGATTTCCGCTACTCGCGCCGCCACGAAGCAAAGCGCGGAGAGCACGGCATGGGCTCCGACATGTTCGGTGCCGCTGGCGACGACATCACGCTCAAGATGCCGGTCGGCACGATCATCTCCGACGCCGAAACCGGCGAGGTGCTGTTCGAGCTTCTGGCGGAAGGCGAAGTCATCACCATCGCCAAGGGCGGCGACGGCGGCTTCGGCAACATGCGCTTCAAGAGCGCCATCAATCGCGCCCCGCGCCAGAAGACACCCGGCTGGCCCGGCGAGAAGCGCAGCCTCAAGCTCGAACTCAAGGTGCTGGCCGACGTGGGCCTGCTCGGCATGCCGAATGCCGGCAAGTCGACGCTGATCAGCGCCATCTCCAATGCCCGCCCGCGCATTGCGGATTACCCCTTCACCACGCTGCACCCGAACCTCGGCGTCGTGCGCGTCGGCCCGGAGCAAAGCTTCGTCGTGGCCGACCTGCCTGGCCTGATCGAAGGCGCTTCCGAAGGCGCCGGCCTTGGCCATCTCTTCCTGCGTCACCTGCAGCGCACCCGCCTGTTGTTGCATGTGGTCGACATGGCGCCGTTCGACGACAGCATCGATCCGGTGGCGCAAGCCAAGGCCATCGTCGGCGAACTGAAGAAATACGACGCCGCGCTCTACGAAAAGCCGCGCTGGCTCGTGCTGAACAAGCTCGACATGGTGCCCGCCGACGAACGCGCCGCGCGCGTCAAGGACTTCGTCAAGCGCCTGCGCTTCAAGGGCCCGGTGTTCGAGATTTCGGCGCTCACGCGTGAAGGCTGCGAGCATCTGGTGCAAGCCATCTATCAGCAGGTCAAGGCGCAGCAGGTGGCCGAGCATGAGCCGGTCGAGATCGATCCGCGCTTCATTCCGCTGCCGCCCGAAGGCGACTGA
- the coaE gene encoding dephospho-CoA kinase (Dephospho-CoA kinase (CoaE) performs the final step in coenzyme A biosynthesis.) — MVRRIGLTGGIGSGKSTVAALLVAQGAVLVDTDAIARSIAQPGGIAMPALEAAFGPGVIAPDGGMDRAAMRQIVFADAGAKTRLESILHPLIGAETQRQAAAAGPDAIVVFDVPLLVESGRWRAIVDRVLVVDAREETQLKRVIARSGWTPEATRAVIAQQAPRKARRAAADAVIYNDSLTLEELGSEVRGLWERWVGTGTR; from the coding sequence ATGGTGCGCCGCATCGGGCTGACAGGCGGCATCGGCAGCGGCAAGAGCACGGTCGCCGCGCTGCTGGTCGCGCAGGGCGCGGTCCTGGTCGATACCGACGCCATTGCACGTTCGATCGCGCAGCCCGGCGGCATCGCCATGCCGGCCCTCGAGGCCGCCTTCGGCCCCGGCGTGATCGCACCCGACGGCGGCATGGACCGCGCCGCCATGCGCCAGATCGTGTTCGCGGACGCTGGTGCCAAGACCCGGCTCGAATCCATCCTGCACCCGCTGATCGGCGCGGAAACCCAGCGCCAGGCCGCTGCCGCGGGCCCGGATGCCATCGTCGTCTTCGACGTCCCGCTGCTGGTCGAGTCCGGCCGCTGGCGCGCCATCGTCGACCGCGTGCTGGTGGTCGACGCGAGGGAAGAAACCCAGCTGAAAAGGGTGATTGCCCGCTCGGGCTGGACGCCCGAAGCAACAAGGGCAGTGATCGCCCAGCAAGCCCCGCGCAAAGCACGCCGGGCCGCCGCGGACGCCGTCATCTACAACGACTCCCTGACCCTCGAGGAACTCGGTTCAGAGGTGCGGGGTCTCTGGGAACGGTGGGTTGGGACGGGCACGCGATAA
- a CDS encoding type II secretion system F family protein, with amino-acid sequence MATVASSRSQPTHKEFVFEWEGKDRNGKLVRGELRAAGENQVQAALRRQGVLASKIKKRRMRSGKKIKPKDIAIFTRQLATMMKAGVPLMQSFDIVGRGNANASVAKLLNDIRSDVETGTSLSMAFRKFPKYFDNLYCNLVEAGEAAGILEELLDRLATYMEKTEAIKSKIKSALMYPTSVIVVAFVVVAIIMIFVIPAFKQVFTSFGADLPAPTLFVMAISEFFVSYWWLIFGGLGGGIYFFLQAWKRNERVQRVMDRALLRVPIFGVLIEKSCVARWTRTLATMFAAGIPLVEALDSVGGASGNTVYGDATAKIQQEVSTGTSLTAAMTNVNLFPSMVIQMTAIGEESGSIDHMLGKAADFYESEVDDMVAGLSSLMEPIIIVFLGTIIGGIVVSMYLPIFKLGQVV; translated from the coding sequence ATGGCAACAGTGGCATCCTCCCGCTCCCAGCCCACGCACAAGGAATTTGTCTTCGAGTGGGAAGGCAAGGACCGCAACGGCAAGCTGGTGCGCGGCGAACTTCGGGCCGCCGGCGAAAACCAGGTACAGGCTGCGTTGCGCCGCCAGGGCGTGCTCGCCTCGAAGATCAAGAAGCGGCGGATGCGCTCGGGCAAGAAGATCAAGCCCAAGGACATCGCCATCTTCACGCGCCAGTTGGCGACGATGATGAAGGCCGGCGTGCCGCTGATGCAGTCCTTCGACATCGTCGGACGCGGCAACGCAAACGCGAGCGTGGCCAAGCTGTTGAACGACATTCGCAGTGACGTGGAAACAGGTACGTCTCTTTCGATGGCCTTCCGCAAGTTTCCGAAGTACTTCGACAACCTCTACTGCAACCTGGTGGAGGCCGGTGAGGCCGCCGGTATCCTGGAAGAGTTGCTGGACCGCCTTGCCACGTACATGGAAAAAACCGAGGCGATCAAGTCCAAGATCAAGTCGGCGCTGATGTACCCGACTTCGGTGATCGTGGTGGCGTTCGTGGTGGTAGCCATCATCATGATCTTCGTGATACCGGCGTTCAAGCAGGTGTTCACCTCGTTCGGCGCCGACCTGCCGGCACCCACGCTGTTCGTGATGGCGATCAGCGAGTTCTTCGTGTCGTACTGGTGGCTGATCTTCGGCGGCCTCGGCGGCGGCATCTACTTCTTCCTGCAAGCCTGGAAGCGCAACGAACGCGTGCAGAGAGTCATGGACCGGGCACTGCTGAGAGTGCCGATTTTCGGCGTGCTGATCGAGAAGTCCTGCGTGGCTCGCTGGACCCGTACGCTGGCAACCATGTTTGCTGCAGGCATACCGCTGGTGGAAGCGCTCGACTCCGTGGGCGGTGCCTCCGGCAATACCGTCTACGGAGATGCCACAGCCAAGATTCAGCAGGAAGTCTCGACCGGCACCAGCCTCACGGCAGCCATGACCAACGTCAATCTCTTCCCCTCGATGGTCATCCAGATGACCGCCATCGGCGAAGAATCCGGCTCCATCGACCACATGCTGGGCAAGGCCGCCGACTTCTACGAATCCGAAGTGGACGACATGGTCGCGGGCCTCTCGAGCCTGATGGAACCCATCATCATCGTGTTCCTCGGCACCATCATCGGCGGCATCGTCGTCTCGATGTACCTGCCCATCTTCAAGCTCGGCCAGGTCGTCTGA